In Diorhabda sublineata isolate icDioSubl1.1 chromosome 4, icDioSubl1.1, whole genome shotgun sequence, a single window of DNA contains:
- the LOC130443331 gene encoding uncharacterized protein LOC130443331, whose product MACSGEPCCGPFYKSPFPPPTYPHALCCMTCAPPILAPTQPQPVKPLMMPTVCCGDDPPMSDEMAEKYRYMNFYNAYNEDWHMSTPSSRPPKQTPQDTHPPSSKCEDYRRKRKQPTKGCPTGFLPCDMKLSPPCNGHPCGVWSAEIQKCLPKPKKSNKYTPGPCTRPCCLHKPVPESCCCYDCPCKAHCYDHPVGIKPKNPWNAYPPR is encoded by the exons ATGGCGTGTAGTGGTGAACCGTG TTGTGGACCATTTTACAAATCGCCATTTCCTCCACCTACTTATCCACATGCATTATGCTGTATGACATGCGCACCTCCTATATTAGCTCCAACTCAACCCCAACCAGTGAAACCTTTGATGATGCCCACGGTTTGTTGTGGAGATGAT CCTCCCATGTCGGATGAAATGGCAGAAAAGTATCGTTACATGAATTTCTACAACGCTTACAATGAAGACTGGCATATGTCGACACCATCCAGCCGACCACCAAAGCAAACGCCACAAGATACTCACCCGCCCAGCTCCAAATGTGAAGATTATAGAAGAAAAAGGAAGCAACCAACGAAGGGATGTCCGACTGGATTCCTTCCTTGCGATATGAAACTATCTCCACCGT gtAATGGTCATCCTTGTGGCGTATGGTCAGCGGAAATTCAAAAATGTCTACCGAAACCTAAGAAATCGAATAAATATACACCGGGTCCTTGTACTAGACCATGTTGTTTACACAAACCAGTACCCGAATCATGTTGTTGTTACGATTGTCCCTGTAAAGCTCATTGTTACGATCATCCTGTCGGAATAAAACCGAAAAATCCATGGAATGCATATCCTCCACGTTAA
- the LOC130442841 gene encoding uncharacterized protein LOC130442841 — MFKFTPSPDCSGAWCIEIKPRPDNTGEKIKKTPKRNEMKPCTRPCCKHWKLKEGDCQYDLPCKAACFNHPPGMKPKYHVPEIDYELLKVLGERYNNPTN; from the exons ATGTTCAAATTTACTCCTTCCCCCGATTGTTCCGGTGCATGGTGCATTGAAATTAAACCTCGTCCTGATAATACCGgcgaaaaaatcaagaaaactcCTAAACGAAATGAAATGAAACCATGTACCAGACCGTGTTGTAAACATTGGAAATTAAAAGAGGGAGACTGCCAATACGACTTACCTTGTAAGGCTGCTTGTTTTAACCATCCACCTGGAATGAAACCCAAATATCACGTACCCGAAA ttgacTACGAACTTCTAAAGGTTTTGGGAGAACGCTACAATAATCCAACAAATTAA
- the LOC130442678 gene encoding HMG domain-containing protein 4: MDNFSSKKQKPEDFAVTGISRSGRVRKKSSKLMDFESPDEIDRTFNKRSPAVNRKPDVYESSLKKTKYDEMYSKDDNYDMEDSGSEYNSEYEPNANATESSIEDSVESESDFEDTEGFRRLDSSSSKRKLVIKDGKIVKTDKLKGKDKEQFSTFSKSIQSKTPLKPTSTTKKVIMSNNKTPPGPLRPFQIGIPTYENINVSPPSPRGKDSPFKVNGIKPIDVAAHLKLLGESLTIIGERLKEHEGQIAVSGSLSVLLDSLLCALGPLLCLTQQIPELQNDCCTPEELMSTLDNVAFIMPGL; this comes from the exons ATTTTGCAGTGACTGGTATTTCAAGAAGTGGAAGggtaagaaaaaaatcatcaaaattgatGGACTTTGAATCTCCAGATGAAATTGATAGAACTTTTAATAAAAGATCTCCGGCTGTAAATAGAAAACCGGATGTTTATGAAAGttctttaaaaaaaaccaaGTATGATGAg aTGTATTCCAAAGATGATAATTATGATATGGAAGATAGTGGATCGGAATACAACAGTGAATATGAACCGAATGCAAATGCTACAGAATCGAGCATTGAAGATTCGGTTGAATCAGAAAGTGATTTTGAAGATACCGAAGGATTCAGAAGACTTGATTCAAGTTCATCGAAAAGGAAACTTGTTATTAAAGACGGAAAAATTGTTAAGACTGACAAGTTAAAAGGAAAAGATAAag AGCAATTTTCGactttttcaaagtctatccaaTCAAAAACTCCTCTAAAACCTACTAGCACTACCAAAAAAGTGATTATGAGTAATAATAAAACGCCCCCTGGACCGTTAAGACCCTTTCAAATTGGGATACCGACATATGAGAATATAAATGTATCTCCACCCAGTCCTCGAGGAAAAGATTCCCCTTTTAAAGTGAACGGTATCAAACCAATAGATGTTGCTGCACATTTGAAACTACTTGGAGAAAGTTTGACCATAATTGGAGAAAGGTTGAAAGAACACGAG GGACAAATTGCGGTGTCTGGTAGTTTATCAGTACTTCTAGACTCACTTTTGTGCGCTTTAGGTCCTTTACTTTGTCTTACACAACAAATACCTGAATTACAAAATGATTGTTGTACGCCCGAGGAGTTGATGAGTACTTTGGATAACGTGGCTTTTATAATGCCGGGTCTATAG